From a region of the Spelaeicoccus albus genome:
- the mraZ gene encoding division/cell wall cluster transcriptional repressor MraZ, with protein sequence MFLGTHYQRLDDKGRLLLPAKFRDKLAAGLVVTRGQDHCVYMYDMEEFLRLHEAVAKAPAGSADTRDYTRAFFSAADDIIPDKQGRITMPQLLRKYASLDRDVAVVGVGNRIEIWDTPTWEQVSAGTEAKFADQQSEVIPGIF encoded by the coding sequence ATGTTCTTGGGCACGCATTACCAACGCCTGGACGACAAGGGTCGGCTGCTCCTCCCGGCCAAATTCCGCGACAAGCTTGCTGCCGGTCTCGTCGTCACGCGCGGCCAGGATCACTGCGTCTACATGTACGACATGGAAGAGTTCCTGCGGTTGCACGAGGCCGTGGCCAAGGCCCCGGCCGGCTCGGCCGACACGCGCGATTACACGCGCGCCTTCTTTTCCGCGGCGGACGACATCATCCCGGACAAACAGGGCCGGATCACGATGCCGCAGCTATTGCGCAAATACGCGAGCCTCGACCGCGACGTCGCAGTCGTCGGCGTCGGCAACCGCATCGAGATCTGGGACACGCCCACCTGGGAGCAGGTCTCGGCCGGAACCGAGGCGAAGTTCGCGGACCAGCAAAGCGAGGTGATCCCCGGGATCTTTTAA